The following DNA comes from Miscanthus floridulus cultivar M001 chromosome 5, ASM1932011v1, whole genome shotgun sequence.
GGGCCAGGGGGCACTGTAATTCATGTGAGTCCATGGAGTTTTTTTAAGGAGATACAGTAATTTCAATAGATTGTATAGTTAAAACCAAATGTCTAGGCTTTTATCGTAATGACTTATTTCTACATTGATCTTACATAAACCAATTATCAATGAAAATATGATGGCACCATATTCCATTTCTTTTCtggcagtgttatcctaaacgctaaacggtaaacagtcggtcacctaccgtttagcccattatttcgggcaaaacgggtgtttaaacggggaaaacggccgtttaaacggtcaaaacaaccgattaaacggaaacggtgtaccaccgtgtagtGTTTAAAcagtgtgtaaacgggctaaacggccgtttaggcgaacaatgGACATCAGCTTCATTAGAGTCTCAGAACATCAACTTTGTTATTTGGATTGTTAGAATATAAACCTATTTCCTCTCTATCTTTAGTTGACTCAGGaactcctatgttttcatgtaCAAATCTCCATCTTTACCAATAGTGTGCTATTCATTCGGTCATTGCAGGTTTTACTTCATAGTTAAAACAAACTGTTTGTAGTGAAGCCTTCTCCAGATGACTAAGTTTtttattactttttaattggtTGAACACACAAACATAAGTTACtctatgttttttctttttcttttcttttcttttcagtgACAACATTACTTGAGCTTAGGTGCATGCTGGTTTTATTACAAATCTAAATGAGTAGTTCCTTTTTCCTTAAAATACTTGCTAATATGTTTTACTTTCTTATTATATATCCAGGTGCCTCTAGGGTGTGTTACTCCTTTTGTGGCAATAGATGAGTCTGCGGGTAGGATTCTTCAAAACACTATGTCTCCACCACCTCAACAACAGcaaatggaaaatccaaatgtgcaGGTCCTCTAGGAACCACTATGTCTGCAATGGTTGTGTGCTCCAACTACATTTGCTCTTACGAGAAGCAGGGTTGCTCCATGTTACCCAGTAATAAACAGTGTATCTCTAATTGCTCTGTGCAATGTATGAACCCATCTACTAGGACATGGCCATGTTGACTTCCTCGCCCTGATGCTATTAACATTGGAGCACTGAACACATCTGTTTTGCCCATAGATTTGCCTGCTAATTTCAAACGCCCGCGAGGGCGCGCCCCTTGTACTAATTATATATCAGATATAAGAAGTACAGACTTTATAGGGATTCACGATTTTCTAGGCACCTGAAAAATAGCATGTGTTGAGACAATGGCTGTGAGCCATGAGATGATCTAACGGATTAGATGTATcaatcttgaagcaagatcaaAGGATCACGTTATTGCCCGAACCTGGACAGATTTCAGGCGCCTgctttttttttggaaaagtgAATGTTCTTGTCCTTAGATATCCCATTTAAAGTTAAACATCTAATATCTCTTTGAGacaaaggccctgtttagttgcaccccAAAACACCAAATTTtgcaagatttttcgtcacatcgaatctttagacgtatacatgaagcattaaatataaataaaaataaaactaattacacagtttagacgaaatccacgagacgaatcttttaagcctaattagactatgattggatactaattgccaaataacaacgaaaatactacagtaacGTTTTGCCAAAAAATTTAGCATCCAAACTGGCCCAAAGCATACCATTTCCGCCACTATTCACTGCGGCGGTAAGGACTCAAAATCTTGAATGTTatgttttttaagaaaaaaagtgCTATTATGCTTTCGTAGTCACACGTCCAATCGTCATCACTACTGTCCTTATGCATCGGCCACCGCGCTAAGTACGGGAAACCTCGATAATTCTCGGCCTGTTCGGAAGGCCgcatcgtatcgtggattatttactgctggctgatttggtgtaaaaaaaaatactgttttcgactgaaaatttacgattgtttacgaACAAACGAGCAAGAAATGCTCCTACAGTTCTTCCTAGACATCCAGTCCCAAATGCTCAACAACTCCACGGATGAAGGATTAATGGAGAACCAAAACTAGCAGTGCCGAACAGGACGTCAAACAAACAGCAGCAAAGACGGCAGAAATACTACGCTGTACTACTACGCGAATGAGCGTAGCTGGAATTTCACGATCTGACGAGACCATCCAACCTGGGACCATCTGTTGTCACGATGGATTGAGATGGGATTTGGTAGGAGAACCGGTTCCAATCAGATGAGACCCACCGCAGATTGACCGGTTTGACCTAAGTAGGGCAGTAGGCCTCTACCCTATGTAAAGTAGGATGTCAATTGTTAAATCTCTACTATAAAGAATCAATCAAAAACTATAttaggtttttttttaaaaagtctcCCACTAAAAGACTATAATCATTGTGCACCAACGAAATTGTACCCAAAATTACCGTATCATTAAAATCTATGGCTCATAATCTTTTCTCACAGGCTTCAACTTGATCTGATGGCCAACGTTATTTGGATCTCCCCCGCCCAGGCTTCAACGCACGCCTCACACATCCCGCAGGCTACAGTAAATTGGAAACCAATGGAAATCAATCAAGACAAATATGAAGGTCAATCAAGGCAAATAGGAAGGAGGGATTCGTGACTCCGATGAAGATAATTTCCAGAATTGTCATTATAATAGAAAAACCCACGCCGAGCCCGCCCCCATCTGACGCGCCCCTTCCAAAACTATCCGTGCCGTTCTGGTATTACATCAATAAGGAATGGCGACATACCTGCCAACATACCCACTCGCATGTTTCTGTCAAGAACACGTGGGAGCTGTTtggtgaccccacgcgtcagtaggAGTAGTGGAGCGTCTGCAGCGTGGCTAAACCTGGAAAGGTCTACCCCTTTCTTCTCATAAAATACCAACGGCGGCACCCTGGACAAGGAAGCAAAACGGGTCACTTACAGTCCGGGCCCACAAAGTGGAGATCGATGAAGAGGTTTAGCACATTTGGTATCAAAGAGAGGAGTTAGACCACTATATTATAAAAGTAACACACTACACGCCCCAACCGAGTTTGCAAAATAAACGAACCGACTTGACACGTGATTATGAAAATAAAAGGCCATTATGAAATAGAACACGCAAGCTAGAGACAATTAGTTTTGTTctaatttttagatatatagcttttgctatgcacctaaatatacattatatctatatacatagtaaaaactacttcctccattctaaattataagccgctttgatttttttggtacatctattttgttatgcatcttgatataataatatgtctagatacatagccaaatggatgaaaaaaaaagttaaagcgacttataatttagaatgggggagtatatatctagaaaagctggaacgacttataatttaaaatagatggAGTACTTAAAACTTACTTGATAAATCAGTTAATTATGCCAAAAAGAAATGTTTTTTCCTTTTGTTCAATAATTTTCATTATTTAGCTTTATAATACCCGAAAATCAtctgaagaaagaaaaacagGATGGGAGAGAGGGAGAAACCGATGAACAACCAGATAAATATCCATCGCGGTTGCGCACATATATTTACGACTATATCTACTATTTAATTTAAAAAAAGATCAAATACAatttttttctttcatttatcAAAAGTGAATTATAGAGTTACTTTAAGAAGCTATATCTACTTTGAGAAGCTTGGTACGACATTTTTGATTATTTAAGATGAAGTTTGCATGAAGATCTTAAAGACATGTTTAAGGACTTAGGCATATTATAAATTATATGGTTAATGCGAGAAATAACTTTGTTATGCCTTGTTACGTGTAAGTGTTTCTCGGATTGCATATACATGATCATATATAATTATGTGAAAGTTGAACTCTGAAAAAAAATCGTTATTTGATTGTTTTCGTGTATATTTCTGAATGAAGTCGTAGCGTAGTCCTCAATAAAACACAAGATCCACCAGGTCCTGATGAtcagcggcggatccacaggggggctggggggctccagTCCCCTCTAATTTTTTAATTTCAAGCCTAATTACTGTAGTAAAAGCTTGATTTTATCATTAAATGTTTATGTAAATCAACATCTTTATTGTTTTAGCCCCTCATCCCGCATGGTGCATCCGCCACTGCTGACGATGAAAACAAAAGGCACGGCCGGGCAGGGGCAGGCAGCTCCCTACCCAAATGCTCGTCCCCGTTTCCACGACTCCAAGCAAAAACAGCCGCGCCCGATCGGAAGCCGCACGAGGCGAGGGCCCCTGCCGGCGCGATGCCGCCGGCGCGGCCCGACCCTGAGCCGCCGCCTATCCACCGCCTGCTAGGGCTGATCAAGTCCGAGCCCGACCCTGCCAACGCGCTCTCCCACCTCGAGCTCCTTGTCTCCACCCGCCCGGCATTCCCCCCGCCGCAGCCGCTCATCTTCCACCTGCTACGCCGCCTCGCCACCTCCTCCCCGTCGCACCTCCCGAGGCTGCTGGGTCTCCTGCCGCGCATGCGCTATCGACCGCGCTTCTCCGAGTCCGCGGCGCTCGTTGTTCTGTCGGCCTTCTCCCGCGCCCTCATGCCCGACGCGGCCCTCGCCGCGTTCCGCGATCTCCCTTCCTTCCTCGGCTGCAACCCCGGCGTCCGCTCCCACAACGCCCTCCTTGACGCGTTTGTCCGCGCTCGTCGGTACTCCGACGCTGACGCGTTCTTCGCCTCACTCTCCCACGGTGCCTTCGGCCGCCGCCTCGCCCCTAACCTCCAGACCTACAACATCATCCTCCGCTCTCTTTGTGCCCGCGGAGACGTCGATCGCGCAGTGTCGCTCTTCAGTTCTTTGCGTCGTCGTGGAGTGGCCCCCGACAGAGTAACCTACTCCACCCTCATGTCAGGGCTGGCGAAACATGACCAGTTGGACAACGCACTTGACCTGCTCGACGAAATGCCGAACTATGGAGTGCAGGCTGATGCCGTTTGTTACAATGCGTTGCTCAGTGGGTGTTTCAAAACTGGCATGTTCGAGAAAGCCATGAAGGTCTGGGAGCAACTGGTGAGGGATCCTGGTGCAAGTCCTAACCttgccacttacaaagtgatgcTTGATGGCCTGTGTAAGCTTGGGAGGTTTAAGGAGGCAGGGGAGGTATGGAGTAGGATGATGGCTAATAATCACCAACCAGATACTGTTACTTATGGGATCTTGATTCATGGGCTGTGCCGATCTGGGGATGTGGATTCTGCAGCACGGATCTACTCGGACATGGTCAAGGCTGGGCTTGCTCTTGATATCGCTGTGTATAATTCACTCATTAAGGGGTTCTGTGAAGTGGGAAGAACAGGTGAGGCTGGGAAATTCTGGGATTCCACAGGTTTCTCTGGCATTCGTCAAATAACAACTTATAATATAATTATGAAGGGGCTGTTGGACAGTGGAATGGTCAGTGAAGCTACAGAGTTGTTGAAACAACTGGAGAATGATGCTTCATGCTCCCCTGACAAGGTGACTTTTGGCACACTGATCCATGGTCTGTGTGAGAATGGCTATGCTAACAGGgcatttgaaatcttggagggCGCACGGAATAGTGGGGAAGAATTAGATGTGTTCTCATACTCATCGATGATAAATAGATTTTGTAAGGATGGAAGAACACATGATGCAAAT
Coding sequences within:
- the LOC136450744 gene encoding pentatricopeptide repeat-containing protein At3g09060-like; this encodes MPPARPDPEPPPIHRLLGLIKSEPDPANALSHLELLVSTRPAFPPPQPLIFHLLRRLATSSPSHLPRLLGLLPRMRYRPRFSESAALVVLSAFSRALMPDAALAAFRDLPSFLGCNPGVRSHNALLDAFVRARRYSDADAFFASLSHGAFGRRLAPNLQTYNIILRSLCARGDVDRAVSLFSSLRRRGVAPDRVTYSTLMSGLAKHDQLDNALDLLDEMPNYGVQADAVCYNALLSGCFKTGMFEKAMKVWEQLVRDPGASPNLATYKVMLDGLCKLGRFKEAGEVWSRMMANNHQPDTVTYGILIHGLCRSGDVDSAARIYSDMVKAGLALDIAVYNSLIKGFCEVGRTGEAGKFWDSTGFSGIRQITTYNIIMKGLLDSGMVSEATELLKQLENDASCSPDKVTFGTLIHGLCENGYANRAFEILEGARNSGEELDVFSYSSMINRFCKDGRTHDANEVYKDMVKDGCKPNSHVYNALINGFCRACKINDAVKIYIEMTSNGCCPTIITYNTLIDGLCKAEKYQEASSLTKEMLERGFKPDIRTYASLIRGLCRDKKVDAALRIWDEILDAGLQVDVMVHNILIHGLCSAGKVDEAFCIYLEMKEKNCSPNLVTYNTLMDGFYETGSIDKAASLWTAILDNGLKPDIVTYNTRIKGLCSCNRTPEGVLLLNEVLATGIMPTIITWSILVRAVIKYGPIQI